gtgacttgaagcaaaatctacggactaaacggagaatggctaagggcgaggtgacgatgtgtgttggaagtatttccaaagttgatgagatcaccatcgcacgctccatctgccttcgggattagtattgaacctagataaatgttatcaggtgtctacgttaagcatgaatatgattagatcatgttcattgcaatacggttattcatttaaattagagaataatggttattctgtttacatgaatgatacctttcatggtcatgcaccctatgtgaatggttcattgaatctcggtcgtggtaatacacatgttcacgccaaaagatgtagagttaataatgatagtacaactttcttatggcactgccgcttaggtcatattggcgtaagatgcatgaagaaactccacgtcgatggatgtttggagtcacttgtttttgaatcacttgacacatgtgagccatgcctcatgggcaggatgactaagaccccgtttttcaggtacaatgaaacgggcaagtgacttgttggaaatcatgcatgctgatgcgtgtgatccaatgagaattgaagcgtgcggtggatatcgctattttctcatcttcactgacgatttgggtggatataggtatatctacttaatgaagcacaagtctggaacgtttgaaaagttcaagcaatttcagagtgaagttaagaatcatcataacaataagatcatgttcctacgatctgatcaaaaggggactttctgagttatgagtttggcaatcacttaagacattgtggaattgtttcacagttgaagccacctggaacaccacaaggtaatggtgtgtccggacgtcgtaatcgaacactatgagatatgatgcgatctatgatgtctcttaccaatctaccgttttcattttgaggttatccgttagagacagctgcattcactttagataggacaccatctaagtccgttgagacgacgtcgtatgaacattggtttggcaagaaaccaaagttgtcgtttcttaatgtttggggctgcgatgcttaaggcttcagccggagaagctcgaacccaaagcggacaaacacattttcataggatacccaaaggtgacagtagggtataccttctatctcagatccgagggcaaattgtttgtcactaagaatgggtcctttctcgagaaggagtttctctcgaaagaattgagtgggaggaaggtagaacttgatgaggttgtcgaacctttacttcaaccagagagtgatgcaacacagaaagatgttttctgtggcgcctacatctgttgaataggaagttaatgatagtgatcatgaagcttcggatcaagttgctatcgaacctcgtaggtcaacaaggatatgtactactcctaagtggtacggtaatcctgtcttagatatcatgttgttagacaacaataaacctacgagctatggagaagcgatggtgggcccgtatttcgacaaatggttagaagccatgaaatccgagataggatccatgtatcagaacaaagtatgaactttggtggacttgcccgttgatcggcaagccattgagataaatagatctttaagaagaagacggacgtgggtggtaatgttaccgtctatgaagctcgacttgtgggaaatagttttttcacaagttcaaggagttgactacgatgagaatttctcacccgtagcgatgcttaagtccggcggaatcatgttagcattagctgtatttttcgtttatgaaatcttacagatggatgtcaaaacaagttttcttaccagttttcgtaagaaaagttgtatgtgatacaataaaaggttttgtcgatcctaaggatgctaaaaggtatgctggctccagcaatccttctatggactagagcaagcatctcggaatcagaatatatgttttgatggactgatcaaagcttttaggtttatataatgtttgttagaaacttgtatttacaagaaagtgagtgggagcactacaacatttctgatgagtatatgtggatgacatattgttgatccgaaataatgtagaatttctggaaagtataaacggttgtttgaagagtgtttttcaaaggaagacctggataaagctgcttacatattgggcatcaagatctatagagatagatcaagacgcctgatggtgctttcaaagaacgcacaccttgacatgttttttgaaggagttcaaaatagattagtcaaagaaggggttcttacctgagttgtaaggtgtgaagttgagtaagactcaaagattgaccacagcagaagaaagaggaaggacgaaggtcgtcccctatgctcttgtcataggccctatatggtatgccatgctgagtaccgcacctgatgtgtgccttgccacatgtctggcaagagggtacaaaggtgatctaggactggatcaccagatagcggtcaaaattatccttagaggaataaggaaatgtttctcggttatggaggtgataaagagttcgacgtaaagagttacgttgatgcaagcttaacacctatccggatagctctgagtagagataccggatatgtataatggagcaacaatttggaatagctccaagtggaacgtggtagcagcatctatgatatgacataaagttttgcgaaatacatagggatctgaatatggcaagacccgttgactacaacctctctcacaagcataacatgatcaaacccagaactcattgagtgttaatcacatagtgatgtgaactagattattgagtctagcaaactctttggatgttggtcacacggcgatgtgacctgtgagtgttaatcacatggcgatgtgaactagattattgactctagtgcaagtgggagactgttggaaatatgccctagaggcaataataaattggttattattatatttccttgttcatgataatcgtttattatccatgctagaattgtattgataggaaactcagatacatgtgtggatacatagacaacaccatgtccctagtaagcctctagttgactagcttgttgatcaatagatggttatggtttcctgaccatggacattggatgtcgttgataatgggatcacatcattaggagaatgatgtgatggacaagacccaatcctaagcctagcacaaagatcgtgtagttcgtatgctaaagcttttctaatgtcaagtatcatttccttagaccatgagattgcgcaactcccggataccgtaggagtgctttgggtgtgccaaacgtcacaacgtaactgggtggctataaaggttcactacaggtatctccgaaagtgtctgttgggttggcacgaatcgagactgggatttgtcactccgtgtaacggagaggtatctctgggcccactcggtaggacatcatcataatgtgcacaatgtgaccaaggagttgatcacgggatgatgtgttacggaacgagtaaagagactggccggtaacgagattgaacaaggtatcgggataccgacgatcgaatctcgggcaagtatcgtaccgatagacaaagggaattgtatacgggattgattgaatccttgacatcgtggttcatccgatgagatcatcgtggagcatgtgggagccaacatggatatccagatcccgctgttggttattgacccgagagttgtctcggccatgtctgcatgactcccgagcccgtggggtctacacacttaaggttcgatgacgctagggttatagggaatagatatacgtggttaccgaatgttgttcggagtctcggatgagatcccggacgtcacaaggagttccggaatggttcggaggtaaagatttatatatgggaagtcatcatacggtcaccggaacaattcgggggttaccggtattgtaccgggaccaccggaggggttccgggggtccaccgggagggtccatctgcccggagggccctatgggctgtgtgtggagagggaccagccccttagtgggctgggcgcctcccccctagggcccatgcgcctagggtttggaggaaccctaaaggggggggcgccccccttgccttggggggcaaggcaaccccctggccgccgccccctcctcaaattggatctgagggggccggcccccctctcccttgcccctatatatatgtggggggtgggagggcagccggacacccaagttctggcgtagccctccccctctcccaagtcctcctcctctcccgcggtgcttggcgatgccctgcaggattgccacgctcctccttcaccaccttgccgtcgtgctgctgctggatggagttttccccaacctctccttctccccttgctggattaaggcgtaggagacgtcaccgggctgcacgtgtgttgaacgcggaggcgccgtggttcggcgcttagatcggaatcaaccgcgatctgaatcgcttcgagtacgactccttcatccgcgttcttgcaatgcttcctcttagcgatgtacaagggtatgtagatgcactctccttcccctcgttgctagattactccatagattgatcttggtgatgcgtagaaaattttaaatttctgctacgatccccaacagtgcgactatccatcatcaacaactccaccttcttcaccaacaaaggagacataatcatctagtatgggcactccacttggcaactgccaagcttgggggagtgccccggtatcgtatcaccatcacttttatctttaccgtttttcttagttcgatccttttggtaatatcttgatctagtagaataaaagttcttagtatgatctagttgtgagcttttccttattatccttctatgtaatcgagtccatgagctatataataaaattagtgttgagtcaagggcttgattattttgctatgatcctaagtgaataaaagaaaagagaaagaaataaaaagaaacaaggagatcatgtgagtcttatggagagtaatgagctcacatagaaagagtatgatgaataaaagttgttgagggttgacaaacacagttttggtcatcgttgcaattaataggaagtaataaagaaagagaggtcttcacatataaatatactatcttggacatcttttatgattgtgagcactcattaaaatatgacatgctaaagagttggcattggacaaggaagacaacataatgggttatgttttcttacatctgagatgaattatattgtcttggatcttccaacatgatgagcttgcctttcccctcatgctagccaaattcattgcaccaagtagagatactacttgtgcttccaaatacccttaaaccagtattgacataagagtccaccatatctacctatggattgaataagatccttcaagtaagttgtcatcggtgcaaagcaataaaaattgctctctaaatatgtatgacttattagtgtgggataaaataagctttatacgatcgtgtgatatggaagaaataaaagcgacagactgcataataaaggtccatatcacaagtggcaatataaagtgacgttctttcacattaagattttgtgcatccaaccataaaagcgcatgacaacctctgcttccctctgcgaagggcctatcttttactttttctcCTATATTGCATAAGAGtcgtggtgatcttcacccttccttcttacattttatcctttggcaaacacaatatgttggaaagatcctggtatatatggctaattggatgtgagttttcatgaactattaccgttgacattacccttgaggtaaaacgttgggaggcaaagctataagcccctatctttctctatgtccgattaaaactccatacccataagtattgcatgagtgtcagaaATTGTGAaaaattatatgatagttgagtatgtggacttgctgaaaagctcttatacattgactctttcctaggttatgataaattgcaattgcttcaatgactgagattgtaggttgttagttttcaatgaagtttacgattcatacttgatattgtgattgaattattaatctagcataagagattatatgacaagaattatataagttgctgttctaagaatgatcatgatgccctcatgtccgtattttatttttatcgacacctctatctctaaacatgtggacatatttttcgatttcagcttttcgcttgaggacaagtgaggtctaagcttgggggagttgatacgcccattttgcatcatgcttttatatcgatatttattgcattatgggctgttattacacattatgtcacaatacttatgcctattctctcttattttacaaggtttacataaagagggagaatgccggcagctgggattctgggatggaaaaggagcaaatattagagacctattctgcacagctccaaaagtcctgaaacttcacgggagatgttttccaaatatataaaaaatactcagcagaagaaactcaccaggggggcacaccctgcccacgagggtgcagggcgcgccctaccccccagggcgcccccctacctcgtgggccccctggtggccctccagtgaccatcttctgctatatggaatctttcgatgggaaaaaaatcataagccatcttctcggacgaaactccgccgccacgaggcagaaccttggcggaaccaatctaggtttctggcggagctgttctactggggaaacttccctccccgagggggaaatcattgtcatcgtcatcaccaacgctcctctcatcgggagagggcaatctccatcaacatcttcatcagcaccatctcatctcaaaactctagttcatctcttgtatccaattcttgtctccaagtccgggattggtgctagtaggttgctattaGTGTTAATTCctccttttagttgatgctagttggtttaattggtggaagatcatatgttcagatcctatatgcatattaatacccctctgattatgaacatgtttatgctttgtgagtagttacttttgttcctgaggacatgggagaagtcctgctattagtagtcatgtgaatttggtattcgttcgatattttgatgagatgtatgttgtctctcctctagtggtgttatgtgaacgtcgactacatgacacttcaccattgtttgggcctagaggaaggcattggggagtaataagtagatgatgggttgctagagtgacagaagcttaaaccctagtttatgcgttgcttcgtaaggggctgatttggatccatatgtttcatgctatggttaggtttaccctaatacttttgttgtagttgcggatgcttgcaatagaggttaatcataagtgggatgcttgtccaagtaagggcagcacccaagcaccggtccacccacataccaaattatcaaagtaccgaacgcaaatcatatgaatgtgatgaaaactagcttgatgatattcccatgtgtccttgggagcgctttacatcatataagagttcgtccaggcttgtcctttgctacaaaaggattaggccaccttgcttcactttatttacttttgttacttgttgcttgttacaaattatcctatcacaaaactatctgttacctcttatttcagtacttgcagagaataccatgctggaaaccgcttatcatttccttctgctcctcgttgggttcgacactcatacttatcgaaaggactatgatagatcccctatacttgtgggtcatcaatgtcaaaactacattccttaatggattttttaaagaagagttgtatatgatccaaccagaaggttttgttgattctaaaggtgctaacaaaatgtgcaagctccagcgatccatctatggactggtgcaagcatctcagggttggaatatacactttgacgagttgatcaaagcatataattttatacagacttgtggtgaagcctgtatttacaagaaagtgagtgggagcactacaacatttctgataaatatatgtgaatgacatattgttgatcggaaatattatagaattttttggaaaacataaaggagtttttgaaaggagtttgtcaaataaagacctcgatgaagctacttacatattgagcatcaggatctacaagatagatcaagacgcttgataagtttttcaatgagtacataccttgacaagattttgaagtagttcaaaatggaatagtcaaagaaagagttcttacctgtgttacaaagtgtgaaattgagtaagactcaaagctcgaccacggtagaagatagaaagagaatgaaagtcattccctatgcctcagccatagtttctataaagtatgccatgctgtgtaccagatctattgtataccctacaatgAGTTTAGcacgggagtacaatagtgatctaggagtagatcactggacagcggtcaaaattatccttagtggaataaggatatgtttctcgattatggaggtgacaaaaggttcgtcgtaaagggttacgtcgattcaaattttgacactgatccagatgactctaagtctcaatccagatacattttgaaagtgggagcaattagctagagtagctccgtgcagagcattgttgacatagaaatttgcaaaatacatacggatttgaatgtggcagacccgtagactaaacttctctcacaagcaaaacatgatcacaccttagtactctttgggtgttaatcacataacgatgtgaactagattattgactctagtaaaccctttgggtgttggtcacatgaggatgtgagctatgggtgttaatcacatggtgatgtgaactattggtgttaaatcacatggcgatgtgaactagattattgactctagtgcaagtgggagactgaaggaaatatgccctagaggcaataataaagttattatttatttccttatttcatgataaatgtttattattcatgctagaattatattaaccagaaacataatacatgtgtgaatacatagacaaacatagtgtcactagtatgcctctacttgactagctcgttaatcaaagatggttaagtttcctaactatagacataagttgtcatttgattaacgggatcacatcattaggagaatgatgtgattgacttgacccattccgttagcttagcacttgatcgtttagtatgttgctattgctttcttcatgacttatacatgttcccatgactatgagattatgcaactcccgtttaccgaaggaacactttgtgtgttaccaaatgtcacaacgtaactgggtgattataaaggtgctctacaggtgtctccgaaggtacttgttgagttggcgtatttcgagattaggatttgtcacttcgattgtcggagaggtatctctgggtcctctcggtaatgcacatcactataagccttgcaagcattgtagctaatgagttagttgcgggatgatgtattacggaacgagtaaagagacttgccggtaacgagattgaactaggtattgagatactgacgatcgaatctcgggcaagtaacatactaatgacaaagggaacaacgtatgttgttatgcagtttgaccgataaagatcttcgtagaatatgtaggagccaatatgagcatccaggttccgctattggttattgaccggagatgtgtctcagtcatgtctacatggttctcaaacccgtagggtccggacgcttaatgttcggtgatgatttgtattatgagttatgtgatttgatgtaccgaaggtagttcggagtcctggatgaaatcggggacatgatgaggagtctcgaaatggtcgagacgtaaagatcgatatattggacgactatattcggacatcggaaaggttccgagtgattcggatatttttcggagtacgggagagttacgggaattcgtattgggccttaatggaccatacgggaaaggagagaaatgcCTCAAAAGGTGGCCTCACCCCTCCCCAtggtttggtccgaattggactagggaaggggcgcgcccccttccttccttctcctttttccttccccttttcctattccatatgggaggaggaatcctactaggactagggattcctagtaggactccacacttctggcgcgccctaggggctggccggcctcccctcctccatcctttatgtacaggggcagggggcaccctagaacacacaagttgatctattgatctattccagccgtgtgcggtgcccccctccaccataatccacctcgattatatcgtagcggtgatttggcgaagccctgcgttggtagcatcatcatcaccgtcatcatgtcgtcgtgctgacgaaactctcccgtgaagctctgctggatcggagttcgtgggacgtgatcgagctgaacgtgtgctgaactcagaggtgccatgcggtcggtacttggattggtcggatcgtgaagacgtacaactacatcaaccgcgttgtgctaacgcttccgcatttggtctacgagggtacgtggacacactctcccctctcgttgctatgcatcaccatgatcctgtatagcttatggtatgatttcgTCATATACCATAATAAACAAAATTGACACGAATTTGAAACCGACCTAATAATAATTTACTGTTTTTTGTCTCAAAACACATTTTTTATAAGTATATATATTCATGCATGGATCATGCCTTGATGGTTATGGACGAGCTTAGTATGTTTTTAAGAGAAAAATGATACATTACAAGAAAAATGGATGTGCTCAGCGGGAAAAATAGCTCCTTGAACAAGAAAAATTACATTTCTCTCCATAGCTGTAAAGTGGGTAGGGGAATCTGAGCGATTGGTTGGTGCTTACAAACTAGACACTGATCTAGCACCATATGCATGTTGAGAGAACTGTTAGTAGTGAGGATCAACTTCTTAAAAACACAGGATGACTACTTGAATGGTTGTTTGCCTCAagaaatataaatatatttttactTCAATTTATTCGGTTAACCTTTCATTTTTTGGTATCTATCATTAAAACCTAAATTCAAAATGGTATGGAAAGTTCATATCATAACAGTGAAACCCAGAAACCATAAAAATCATAAAATTGGTCGGTTTGGTTTTAGAATGCACAAAGTGATCATTACAATGTTGCAACCCAAGGATCCATAAGCTAGATATACATGGAAGAAATTttgttccgttgcaacgcacgggtatatTTGCTTTTTTTTGCTAGTAAGTCTTGTTAATATATAAAAATAAATTTGGCTAGTGGCCATGGCCCACTTTAGCCCTATCAAACTCCACGGCTCCAACTCAACGGGGTGAAGGATAAGTATTGGGCCGGGGATTGGCCCGGGATTCCAACGCGGGCCTGCCACCCACTCAGCACTCCATTCCATTGTCCAACTTCCATCCATTTCCCAGATGACACAATCCGCCGAGTGAAACCCTAACCCCGGAACCTCGGATCGATCAGACACAGCTCCGCCGCAGCAATGGCCGCCATCTTCTCCGCCTCCGGTCACCGCCTGCTCTCCACCGCCGCTGCGGCTGCCGAGTTCCCCGTCCCGATGGCCCGCATCCGCAACCTCGCCCGCGCGGGCCGCCTCGACGACATCGACGCCGCCGTCGCGCCGCTCGTGCCGACCAACCCCAAAGCTGTGATCTCCGCCCTCTCCGTGGTCGGCCTCTCCGACCGGGCCTCCGCCATCCTCTCCACCATCCCGTCGCCCACCGCCGAGCATCTCAATGCCCTCCTcgccccgctcctccgccgccgtcgcctcgccgagCGCGTGCCTGCTCTGTTGGACGCGCACCCCTCAGCGCCGCGCGACGCCTTTACGTGGTCCATCCTCGCCAAGTCCCTCTGCATCACCAAAGGCGCCGACCACGCGGTGTACCTCCTCCACGGGGAGGAGCCGCCTTCCCTCCACCTCTACACGGCCATCATCGACTCCTACTACAAGCAAAAGAAGCCCCACCGCGCCGAGGAGCTGTGGCGCGAGATGGTCGAGGAACGCGGCATAGCGCCTGACGCTGCCGCTTACAACGTCAGGATCACCTACAAGTCGGCAACCGGCACGGTGGAGGAGGTGCAGGAGCTTATCCGAGCCATGGGCGAGGACTCGGGGCTGCGGCCGGATGTCATCTCCTACAATGGGCTGATCCGGGTGCTGGGGCGGCACAAGAGGGTGGACGAGGCCCTGCAGGTATACAGGAGCTTGCAAGAGAAGGGGGCGGAGGGGAACACTGAGGCGAAGTCGGCACCGGAGTGCGCAACATACGCATGCATGGTGGGGGCGCTGTGCAGCGAGGGGAGGTTGTCAGAGGCGGAGGACGTGTTCTACGAGGGGGTAAAGCGCAAGAAGGTGGCAGATCTGGGCACGGTGCGTAAGCTGGTAGTGGCtctcaaggaggctggcaagggtcGGGCGGCGAGGCGGGTGGTGGTCGGGCTACGCAAGAAGTTCCCTGACCAGTTCGACGGTCCATGGAAGGAGCTTGAGAAGGATGCCGGCCTCACACCGGGTGCCAGCAACGaagaggaggaagtggaggaggacgagcagcagccagagaagacggcggcggcggcatgagcATTCCGGGCAACATCTGGAGGTGACCATTTTGTACTTGTTTGATGAATCGTGAGGCAGTATGCCGGTTTAATAAGTAAATTTTTCTGAGGTTACAATAGACACTCATACATAGTTTTTGGATGCGGTGCCTCGCGGCAGCAACGATCCATAGCCTATATTTGTGTACCTGTTGTCCAACTGCCGACTTGCTACTGAATGCCAGGGCCTTTTAGACGAAGTGCATTCCTATATTGGTAGTTGAATTTACACGCCTCATGATGGATTTGCTTTCGCTGATGAGTGACCTTATCCATACCAGTAGATGTCGAACTGTATCCATATCAGTATAGGTATTTTGCTGCTCCCttttcagttcactgctgaagaacaACACTCACCGCTGTGAATTCTCCGTCCTGCCTTGTTCTTGTTTTTTCTCCCGTGCTTTCATTTGCATCACA
The Triticum dicoccoides isolate Atlit2015 ecotype Zavitan chromosome 3A, WEW_v2.0, whole genome shotgun sequence genome window above contains:
- the LOC119268389 gene encoding pentatricopeptide repeat-containing protein At4g36680, mitochondrial-like gives rise to the protein MAAIFSASGHRLLSTAAAAAEFPVPMARIRNLARAGRLDDIDAAVAPLVPTNPKAVISALSVVGLSDRASAILSTIPSPTAEHLNALLAPLLRRRRLAERVPALLDAHPSAPRDAFTWSILAKSLCITKGADHAVYLLHGEEPPSLHLYTAIIDSYYKQKKPHRAEELWREMVEERGIAPDAAAYNVRITYKSATGTVEEVQELIRAMGEDSGLRPDVISYNGLIRVLGRHKRVDEALQVYRSLQEKGAEGNTEAKSAPECATYACMVGALCSEGRLSEAEDVFYEGVKRKKVADLGTVRKLVVALKEAGKGRAARRVVVGLRKKFPDQFDGPWKELEKDAGLTPGASNEEEEVEEDEQQPEKTAAAA